The following DNA comes from Lemur catta isolate mLemCat1 chromosome 19, mLemCat1.pri, whole genome shotgun sequence.
CCCTGGAATCCAGAAGTTATGGCCCAAGGCTGCTCCTATCCCTAACTCCTGGCTCTTTCCCTGCTGAGTTCACATGCAGGGGCAGCCTCTTGACCTCCACTCTGACCGTGCCCTCTCCCCAGTCCACGTCCCATCCCAGCCTTGACAATGACCCTGGCGGCTTCCTCCCAGCGCTCCCAAATCATTCGCTCCAAGTTCCGATCTGGTGAGAGGCTTCTCTCTGTGTGTGGGGGGAAGGGCGTTCTATCCTTGAGAATGCTCTAGTctagggtgggggagggaggggacccaGGAGGCATGTGCTTTCTGTGCAAAAGGTCACTTTGCATAAAGGACGCCTCAGAGGATCAATGAGTGTGTAAATGGCTAGTACAATGCTCAGAGGAGCAACAGGGAGTGGGTGGCTAGAGCTGGGCGTGAAGAGGATCTGGCACTGCAAAGGAACAAGGGCTTAAGCTGAACACACGTGCAAAGTGGAGGAGTGGGCAGAGTGGGGACTTTGGAGGACCAGGTGGGAGTGCAGGTGAGAGGACAAGGAGCTATCAAGCCTTGAAAGTGTCAAAAGTCCTGTTTAAGGTCCCAGGGCAAGCAGAAAGTGTGTAAGTGGATAGAACTGGGGGTGAATCCCTGAGTAGGTAAAGGGTACTTGAGTGTGCAAATGAGTGTGCTTACGGGGTGGGTACAAAGTCACCAGTAACCAAAGAGCAAGAGGTGTGCAAAAAGGTACACATGTGCAGAGAAGTGTGCAGAGGGAGACCCTTGCTCCAAACTGGGGGCCAGATCCTGAGTGTGCAAGTAAAAGTGTTGACATGGCTGGGTGGGTGCGGAGGCAGAATGAGCCAAGGATGGAGTGTGTGTAAAAATGCACAAGTGCACAAAAGTGGCAGGTGTGCAAAACTGGAGCCCAGAGAGATGAGTGCTGAAAGAATGGGTGTGCAGAAAGGGGAACTGTGGGAAGACCGAGAGGTAGCACAGAAAGGAGCAGGCAGGTGCAAAGCGGGGTACACAGAGGAAAGGAGGCAAGGTGCAAATGGGCCAGGCTGCCAAGAAGACAACTGTGCCAGAGGTGGGGTGGGCACATGCTTGTGAAGGGGGCAGGTGGAGCCAGGGGCAGGACTGCCTCCTGCCTGCACGCTGGCTCCTAGCCCCAGAATGGCTCAGGCCCGAGGCGCTGtcagggagcaggcaggaggccCAGGAAAGGGAGCAGGCTGCCCGCCCACCCGCCTGCTCCTGCTCGGGGTGTGTAAGGGGGCTGGGCACTAGTGTCCCGCCAACAACTGAGGCTCCAGGCCAGGCTCCTGGACACTCCCTTCCCGCCTTCCTCcttccacctccctcctctctccacagTCCTCCAGCTTCGGATCCACAGACGGAATCAGGACCCGAGTAAGTGTGGGCCCTGAAAGGGAGGGGATGGTGGCCCCACTCCCCCGGGACACCCTGCAGTACAGCTGCCACATCTCCCTCACTGGTTCCTGCATCTCAGCCCCTTTGCCCAGGATAGGCTGAAATCCCATCCTGTCCTTTCGCAAGGACCCAAAAGTCCAGGTCCCCGGCCATCCCACCCCTAGGAGCTCTGCTTCCTGCTCCTCAAGCTTTCCCACCCCAAGGAGATGCCGGAATTTAGATCCTGTTTCTTTGGGGAAGACAGGCGCCCAGACTCCACTCTTGGCACAGATAAGAAGCTCAGGATgtggctttcagcttttccctctCCCAGGAACCAGGAGCGCAGGCCCCACCCTGTCCCAGCAAAACCCCAGATATCTGCGATCCTCAGCTACCACACCCCCCTTGGTGACCCACAACATCATTTCTGCTTTTCTTGAGAATGTAAAAATCTAGGCCCCCGGCACCTCCGCCCTCAGATACAGGAGTCCCAGCAACCAGCTCCCACCACTCGGGTTTTGCCCCCTGGGCCCCGCTCCTGCACGCGGGGGCCTCCTTTCCGCACAGCCTtgctcctccctgcctggctTGCTGCCTGCAGGCCGCTCAGGGTCCTTCACCGCCTCTCCAGTCTCAGATCCAGACCCGTGGATCACAGCCTCAGGCCTGGCTCCTGCCCCAGTCTCGGCCTCGGCCTCGGGCCCTGCCCCGTTCCTCTTCAGCCCTGGGGTCCTGCTCCCTGAGCCAGAATATTGTCCTTGGAGGTCTCCAAAGAAGGTGAGTTTCCACTGGAGTGAGAAGTCCCTCTGAGAGTCTAGCTTTGGTCCTTCTTGCTGCTGCCCCTTTTGCTCCTCTTGGGTGATGCCAAGCTGACCCCACACCTTGCCTGTAGCTCTGAGGCACAGCACCTCATACCTGCTTTTTCAGGAGTCTCTCAAGGTCTCCCAGCGTTGGAGGGAGTCCAAGCCCAGGGGGAATTTGACGAACCACCAGTACATGCCCCCAGAGCCGAGACAAGGATCCAGGTTAGACCCCCAAGCCGAAGAGGGGTCAGCCCTGGGTCCTCCCAAGCCACCTCTGTGGGAAGGGACAAAATCGCAGCAGCCACATCCTAGGTATGACTCCTGTTTCTCTTCTCCCAGGACCCAGAAATTCAGGTCCTAGCATTCTCCTCCCTCAAACCCAGAGTCCGAGACCAGAAGAGTCTGGCCTGaaaccccctgccctccctgggacTCAAGAGTCCAgtctcccagcccctctccctgcagACCCAAGAGTCTGAGCTCCCATTTCCTCCCCGCGCTCTCCACCCCAGGCACAGAAATCTAGCCCCGTCTGTTTGCTCCTTCGGAGACCCAGAATTCTGGGCCCTCACCTTCCTGCATCTTCTCCAGCCCCTGTCTTTGAGGACCCCAGAATGCCTTTTCTCCCCCTGTCCCATCTAACCTTTGTTCCCTCCTCACGACTATCGCCAGGATGAAGCCCactcccctcactccctccccGTCAGGAGTCCCCAGCCCCTCGCCTCCTCCACACAAATTGGAACTTCAGACCCTTAAACTGGAGGAGCTGACGGTGAGTTTGGGGTGTAACTTCCCGGGCTGGTGCTTTCTTTCAGTGGGGCCCAGAAGTCTAaccccctggcctctgccccatgGAAATCCAGGAGATCGGATCCCCAGTCCCATCCTTTTTGGGGTCCCAGGAGTGCAGATCCCCAGTCCCTCTGTTCTCGGTTTCCAAATGTCCTGCTCCAGCTCCGCCTGCTCCACGGAGCCCGCCCAGTACCGCCTCTCCCTACCCCCTCCCCAGGTCTCAGAGCTCCGGCAGCAGCTGCGCCTGCGGGGCCTCCCGGTGTCTGGGACCAAGTCTATGCTCCTAGAGCGCATGCGCGGCGGCGCCCCGCCCCGCGAACGGATGAAACCCCGGAGAGAGGACAGCCCCGCGGGGGCTCCCTGGCCGCGCCTCAGGCCTAAAACTCTGGGAGCCGCCCGGCGGCAGGCCTTGGTGAGGGCGGGGCTGTGCGCGTGTGGACCAATGGGGAGAAGGCAAAGTGGGACAGGGCGGAGAGTCGGAAAAGAATAGCCAATGAAGTCTGGGGGCGTGGCCCAGCGGAAAGAAACTGTGAACGCGAGGGGCGTGGCTCAGAGCAACGGAGGGGAGGATCTTTAGGGAGAGGAAGCCAATGACAGAACAGGGGGCGGGACCAAAAGAGGGGTCCTCAAGCAAAGGGCCGGAACAGGACCAGGGGGTGGAGCCAAAGATTGCGAGTAGGTGGGGTCGCGTCCGGTGGGGGTGGCTTATAGATACTATCCCTGGCGGTTCTAGGTCAAGTCAAATCCAGCCTCTCTCAAGCCACCTCTTCCAAGTGCCGCGGACACCCTTGTGACTGCTCcagctccggctccggctccggctccggctccagCTGCTGCTCCAGCCCTGACACCTTCCTCAGCACCGGCCTCAGCGGCCCTGACTctggaggaggagctgcaggAGGCGATCCGAAGGGCTCAGGTGAGGGGGTGCGGGTCGAAGCCGGGCTAGGAGTCTCGGGGCAGATTCCAAGCTGGAGTCCCGGGTTCACGCCGAGTTTGCCCGTCCGCAGTTGCTTCCGAACCGGGGCATAGATGACATCCTGGAGGATCAAGTGGAGCCTGATGGTAAGAGCCGAACTCCTAGATCTAGGGGAGGAGGAAGCGGTTTTGGGATCCTGCTTCCGAGGGAGGAGTGGGCTGGGGAACTGGACTCCTGGAAATGAGGAATAGAACGCTGGCGCCTGGATCCCTGACTTCCTACGCTCACATCCCATTCCTTTCCCTGCAGACAAgctgccccccatccccctggACTTCCCCTGCTCCTTCAACGTGCTGTCCCCCTCCCCGGACTCTGAAGGCCTCTCATCTGTCTTCTCCTCTTTGCTCCCGTCCCCTTCGAATTCCTCATCTCcctctcccagaggccccacGGACTCCTTGGACTGGCTGGAGGCCCTGAGTGGGGGTCCCCCACTGGGCTctggccccccagcccccagcatcTTCTCTGCTGACTTATCTGACTCCAGTAGCACCCGGCTTTGGGACCTGCTGGAGGATCCATGGTGATGGATTCTAGGGCTTCCAGAGACTAAGAAGTGGCGGGGGTAGACAGGTCACAGAGAGAGACTCCCTGAGGGTGGGGATGGATCATCCAGCAGAGCCCCTCCTGCAGACAGAGGATCAGAGAAAAGCCCCATTCCCACCTGGCCCCTGAACTGCCTGAACTTTGCCTGCCTGACCATATGATCCCTGTTTATGGTTGTATGGCCAGGGCAAACAAGCTGCTCGCTGCTTCTTTCAGAGACTTCATGGATGTTTTTAAccccgcctcccccagccctgccacccagTAGATAGCTGCCTGTTGTCTGGGGACTCTGGAAGGTGGTGATGCTTTTTAGATGCAGGAGAGGAGCAgggaaggctggggagggaggatagGCGAGCCAGACCCCTGCGTTCTAGTTGGAGGTGAGAAAATCAGAAGCCTGGTGTCAGAGGTTAGCTTCTCTTGGAAGCAGAACCTGAGATGAGATTCATGTGCTAGGGATTCATTAAAGAAGTGCTCCTAGGAGAAACCATTAAGGGAGTTGGGGAAATGGGACATcaaaggggaagaagaagagCAAGAAGCAACTTCAGGTGAAGTCTCAAACTCAGCCTGATCATGTGGAGAGCTCTGGAGCATAAATTAAGTTGCAGAGTATTTCCCACCATGAGGCACATGGAACTGGGCCTTTGTGTCTCCCTGTTTGGGCTTATGATTGCTGAacaacaaactaccccaaaacttacAGTCATAAAACAATAACTATCTATGATCACTCGCAATTGCATGGGTTGACTGAGCTCAGCAGGACAGTTCTTCAGCTCCACATGATGTTGGCTAGGGCTGCAGTCAACTCAGGGCCCAGCTGGGCAGGGACATCCAAGATGGTGCACTCAGATGTGTCAGACAACTTGGTGGGGATGGCTAGAAGGCTGGACCCAGCTGGGTAGCAGAGACATCTGGACCTGTCTCATTCTTCAGGCAGCAGCAGCATTGTCCCTATCTGTGTGATCTCTCCAATGGAAGACTTCTTAcatggcagctcagggctcccaaGAGCAAGCATTCCAAGAGGAGAAAGCAGAAGCTACCTGTTTCTTAAAGACTAGGCTTGGAACTGGCACAATTTCACTTCCACTAACTACATCCTATTAGTTAATGCAAGTCAAGCCAGCCCAGGCTGAATGTGGGAGGGTTGTGTGAATATCAAGGATATGGTCACTAGGGGCCATATGTGGAGACTTCCCACTACCCCACCTCTAGTCAGTCATGGGCCACGGATcatggagggaggctgggagggaggacaTAAACTCCCAGGTacctccagccccagggcagccctgggaaagTCATAGGGTACtaaaatgtaggttttattattgttgttcagGTGAGGTGAGGCCATCAGATCAGGAGATGGTCTCCACTGAAAAGAGAGTTTGTTAAACTGACAGATCCCAAAGGTAGGGGACACTCTATGTCATCCAGGGCCACACTGGGAAGTACTGGTTGGTcaagagacagggagaggaggggcccATGGGTGAAAGACTTTGTTGTAGTTTCTTGGGGAAGGAAAAGATGAGGCAAGGTAAGCAGGTTTAGAACTGGctagtttaaataatttcagcATGCCTGGGCATAGAGGCTGTCCTGAGTACTCTGGTACCTGTCCTGGGGTAATTAGCACAGGTGGATAGTGGCTCAGAGTGTAAGAGCTAATAAAGGAGGTGTTTGGGGTTATAAACTAAacataaaatcctaagccccccaacCATTAAATGGAACCCCCTCTTGGCCATGAGGACCCCAGAAAACCtgaaaaactgagttcccagccatgacaggatgggaggtcAGGCATT
Coding sequences within:
- the MAMSTR gene encoding MEF2-activating motif and SAP domain-containing transcriptional regulator, translating into MTLAASSQRSQIIRSKFRSVLQLRIHRRNQDPISDPDPWITASGLAPAPVSASASGPAPFLFSPGVLLPEPEYCPWRSPKKESLKVSQRWRESKPRGNLTNHQYMPPEPRQGSRLDPQAEEGSALGPPKPPLWEGTKSQQPHPRMKPTPLTPSPSGVPSPSPPPHKLELQTLKLEELTVSELRQQLRLRGLPVSGTKSMLLERMRGGAPPRERMKPRREDSPAGAPWPRLRPKTLGAARRQALVKSNPASLKPPLPSAADTLVTAPAPAPAPAPAPAAAPALTPSSAPASAALTLEEELQEAIRRAQLLPNRGIDDILEDQVEPDDKLPPIPLDFPCSFNVLSPSPDSEGLSSVFSSLLPSPSNSSSPSPRGPTDSLDWLEALSGGPPLGSGPPAPSIFSADLSDSSSTRLWDLLEDPW